One window of Desulfarculus baarsii DSM 2075 genomic DNA carries:
- a CDS encoding FprA family A-type flavoprotein gives MKPIELKKGVYWVGAVDWDIRDFHGYSTERGSTYNSYLVVDEKITLFDIVKKGFSGDLLHRVHEIVDPKKIDYIVVNHVEMDHSGSIKEVIEYTNPEKVFCSKMGEKAIKAHFHNDGWPLVAVGSGDSIDLGARQVNFLETRMLHWPDSMFSYIPQEKLLISSDAFGLHWATSERFDDMVDQGELMQHAAKYFANILLPYTPLIEKLLVQIKDMGLDIDTIAPDHGVIWRGDPGKILAAYDRWSRQEQIAKALVVYDTMWHSTEMMAKAVAGGIQDEGVSVKLMHLANWHRSDIVTEMLDAAALVFGSATLNNNMLPRMADVLTYIKGLRPLNKIGAAFGSFGWSGEAVKDVGAMMDQAKIEQVADSLRHQYVPDHAALRKCVELGQKVGQAVRQRVGG, from the coding sequence ATGAAGCCCATCGAGCTGAAAAAAGGCGTTTATTGGGTTGGCGCGGTGGACTGGGACATCCGCGATTTCCACGGCTACTCCACCGAGCGCGGCAGCACCTACAACTCCTACCTCGTCGTCGATGAAAAGATCACCCTGTTCGACATCGTCAAAAAGGGCTTCAGCGGCGATCTGCTGCACCGCGTCCACGAGATCGTCGACCCCAAGAAGATCGACTACATCGTGGTCAACCACGTGGAGATGGACCACTCTGGTTCGATCAAGGAAGTGATCGAATACACCAATCCCGAGAAGGTCTTTTGCTCCAAAATGGGCGAAAAGGCCATCAAGGCCCATTTTCACAACGACGGCTGGCCGCTGGTGGCCGTGGGCAGCGGCGACTCCATCGACCTGGGCGCGCGCCAGGTCAATTTCCTGGAAACGCGCATGCTGCATTGGCCCGACAGCATGTTCAGCTACATTCCCCAGGAAAAGCTTTTGATCAGCTCCGACGCCTTTGGCCTGCACTGGGCCACCAGCGAGCGCTTTGACGACATGGTCGACCAGGGCGAGCTGATGCAGCACGCGGCCAAGTATTTCGCCAACATTCTGCTGCCCTACACCCCGCTGATCGAAAAGCTCCTGGTCCAGATCAAGGACATGGGCTTGGATATCGACACGATCGCCCCCGACCACGGCGTGATCTGGCGCGGCGACCCCGGCAAGATCCTGGCCGCCTACGACCGCTGGAGCCGCCAGGAACAGATCGCCAAGGCCCTGGTGGTCTACGACACCATGTGGCACAGCACCGAGATGATGGCCAAGGCCGTGGCCGGCGGCATCCAGGACGAGGGCGTCAGCGTCAAGCTGATGCACCTGGCCAACTGGCACCGTTCCGACATCGTCACCGAGATGCTAGACGCCGCGGCGTTGGTTTTTGGCTCGGCCACGCTCAACAACAACATGCTGCCGCGCATGGCCGACGTGCTGACCTACATCAAGGGCCTGCGGCCGCTGAACAAGATCGGCGCGGCCTTCGGGTCTTTCGGCTGGTCGGGCGAGGCGGTCAAGGACGTTGGCGCGATGATGGATCAGGCCAAGATCGAGCAGGTGGCCGATAGCCTGCGGCATCAATACGTGCCCGATCACGCGGCGCTACGCAAATGCGTGGAGCTGGGCCAAAAGGTCGGCCAGGCCGTGCGCCAGCGGGTGGGCGGCTGA
- a CDS encoding DVU0298 family protein, whose translation MSGKAAEKRLLRDWLAAGQTAVVLDHLAGGSAKRAATLLLGLVAEADYCTRMQAVSALGQVAEGLAAADLDAGRELMRRLLWSLNEESGAVPWGAPEALGEIMARDRRLAQEFVNLLISLIWPQGNYLEFPPLQAGVAWGLGRLAQAWPALVTQRGATEHLTALLIAPEAQTRGCAAWALGFLADPAAAEALRGLLADDGPCHIFEDGHLDSTTVGVVAANALARLGP comes from the coding sequence TTGTCGGGCAAGGCGGCCGAAAAGCGGCTTTTGCGCGACTGGCTGGCCGCCGGCCAAACGGCGGTGGTGTTGGATCATCTGGCCGGGGGTTCGGCCAAGCGGGCGGCGACGCTCTTGCTGGGGCTGGTCGCCGAAGCTGATTATTGCACGCGCATGCAGGCGGTCAGCGCCCTGGGCCAAGTGGCCGAGGGCCTGGCCGCCGCTGATTTGGACGCCGGCCGCGAACTGATGCGCCGTTTGTTGTGGAGCCTGAACGAAGAATCCGGGGCCGTGCCCTGGGGCGCGCCCGAGGCCTTGGGCGAGATCATGGCCCGCGACCGTCGCTTGGCCCAGGAGTTCGTCAACCTGCTGATATCGCTCATCTGGCCCCAAGGCAATTATCTGGAGTTCCCGCCGTTGCAGGCCGGCGTGGCCTGGGGTTTGGGTCGTTTGGCCCAGGCCTGGCCGGCGTTGGTCACCCAGCGCGGCGCGACCGAGCACTTGACGGCGCTGCTGATCGCGCCGGAGGCCCAGACGCGAGGTTGCGCGGCCTGGGCGCTGGGTTTCTTGGCCGATCCCGCCGCGGCCGAGGCGTTGCGCGGCCTGTTGGCCGACGACGGGCCGTGCCACATCTTCGAAGATGGCCACCTGGATTCAACCACCGTCGGCGTGGTCGCCGCCAACGCCCTCGCACGCCTTGGCCCGTGA
- a CDS encoding DUF192 domain-containing protein translates to MPTFARGRGAARLSSKIHACLPALLALLVAVAAGCATTAAQELPTVEVLIGSARLVAEAPQSDQDRWRGLSGRDGLAPGRGMVFINDPPRMMSMRMDGMRFALDFVFCRDGRVVRILRDVGPEAPEGSIVSDEPVDFVLELPAGLCRRLGLQVGDAARLGPLTEPR, encoded by the coding sequence ATGCCCACGTTCGCGCGCGGCCGGGGGGCGGCCCGATTATCCTCGAAAATTCACGCCTGCTTGCCGGCCTTGCTGGCGCTGCTCGTCGCCGTGGCCGCTGGTTGCGCGACCACGGCCGCCCAGGAGTTGCCCACGGTGGAGGTGCTCATCGGCTCGGCGCGCCTGGTGGCCGAGGCCCCGCAAAGCGACCAAGATCGTTGGCGGGGCCTGAGCGGCCGCGATGGCTTGGCCCCGGGCCGGGGCATGGTTTTCATCAACGATCCGCCGCGGATGATGAGCATGCGCATGGACGGCATGCGTTTCGCGCTGGATTTCGTCTTTTGCCGTGACGGCCGCGTGGTGCGGATTCTGCGCGACGTGGGCCCCGAGGCGCCCGAGGGCTCGATCGTCAGCGACGAGCCGGTGGATTTCGTGCTGGAGCTGCCGGCCGGGCTCTGCCGGCGACTGGGCCTGCAAGTGGGCGACGCGGCCCGTTTGGGGCCTTTGACCGAGCCGCGCTGA
- a CDS encoding alkyl/aryl-sulfatase — MLKRLCLLLICLLLAAPALATQPPGDAPPDPRLIEHNKDFPKEVIKLTDGVYVAVGYGLANSALIVGDGGNIIVDTMESVEEALPVREAFAKLSDQPVKAIIYTHNHPDHVFGAAAFAAGGEPLVVSHSSTNYFLDRFLNTISPATSTRAMRMFGPLLPAGYHINSGIGPHLGYKPGMTIGLLRPTKTFDDKLELEVAGVKMLLFHAPGETDDQINIWLPDKKALFIGDNFYKTFPNLYTIRGTSYRDVTKWVASLDKARDLRPEYLVLGHTLPLKGADEIYKSLTNYRDAIQFVHDQTVRGINQDKSAGQIAAEVKLPKHLAEDPYLIEYYGMVPWSVRSIYDGYMGWYSGKARDLFPLPLPEQAALMAELAGGPDKLLAAAQKALDKGQAQWALELGDDVLQLQPENAQARALKVKAIKALVTGGVNANARNYLLTCALETEGGLTIPKADKKKVASEVIRAVPIARVFETMMVNLDPQKSAESDILVVFSFPDLKADYSAHLRRGVVEIRQRPSAKPDVVLTMDSNAFKEFMAGKIKAKKALSPEYAKVEGDPMKLMMFLEMFK; from the coding sequence ATGCTTAAACGGCTTTGTTTGTTGCTGATCTGCCTGTTGTTGGCCGCGCCGGCCCTGGCCACTCAACCGCCAGGCGACGCGCCGCCGGACCCGCGTTTGATCGAGCACAACAAGGACTTTCCCAAGGAAGTGATCAAGCTCACCGACGGCGTCTACGTGGCCGTGGGTTACGGCCTGGCCAACAGCGCCCTGATCGTCGGTGACGGCGGCAACATCATCGTCGACACCATGGAGAGCGTCGAGGAGGCCCTGCCGGTCCGCGAGGCCTTTGCCAAGCTTTCGGACCAGCCGGTCAAGGCCATCATCTACACCCACAATCATCCCGATCATGTTTTTGGCGCGGCCGCCTTTGCCGCCGGCGGCGAGCCGCTGGTGGTGTCCCACTCCAGCACCAACTATTTTCTCGACCGCTTCTTGAACACCATCAGCCCGGCCACCAGCACGCGGGCCATGCGCATGTTCGGGCCGCTTTTGCCGGCCGGCTATCACATCAACAGCGGCATCGGGCCCCACCTGGGCTACAAGCCGGGCATGACCATCGGCCTGCTGCGCCCCACCAAGACCTTCGACGACAAACTGGAGCTGGAGGTCGCCGGCGTCAAGATGCTTCTGTTCCACGCGCCGGGCGAGACCGACGACCAGATCAACATCTGGCTGCCCGACAAGAAAGCGCTTTTTATCGGTGACAATTTCTACAAGACTTTTCCCAACCTCTACACCATCCGCGGCACCAGCTACCGCGACGTGACCAAGTGGGTGGCCAGCCTGGACAAGGCCCGCGATCTGCGGCCGGAGTATCTGGTGTTGGGCCACACCTTGCCGCTGAAGGGCGCCGATGAAATTTACAAGAGCCTGACCAACTACCGCGACGCCATCCAGTTTGTCCACGACCAGACCGTGCGCGGCATCAACCAAGACAAGAGCGCCGGCCAGATCGCCGCCGAGGTCAAATTGCCCAAGCACCTGGCCGAGGATCCATATCTGATCGAATACTATGGCATGGTGCCCTGGTCGGTGCGCAGCATCTATGACGGCTACATGGGCTGGTATTCGGGCAAGGCCAGGGATTTGTTCCCCTTGCCGCTGCCCGAGCAGGCCGCGTTGATGGCCGAACTGGCCGGTGGCCCCGACAAACTCCTGGCCGCCGCCCAAAAGGCCCTGGACAAAGGCCAGGCTCAATGGGCCCTGGAACTCGGCGACGACGTGTTGCAGCTTCAGCCGGAAAACGCCCAGGCCCGCGCCCTGAAAGTCAAGGCCATCAAGGCCCTGGTGACCGGCGGCGTCAACGCCAACGCCCGCAATTATCTGTTGACCTGCGCTCTGGAGACCGAAGGCGGCCTGACCATCCCCAAGGCCGACAAGAAAAAGGTGGCGTCGGAGGTGATTCGCGCGGTGCCCATCGCCCGCGTTTTCGAGACGATGATGGTCAACCTCGATCCGCAAAAATCGGCCGAAAGCGACATTCTGGTCGTCTTCAGCTTTCCCGACCTCAAGGCCGATTACAGCGCCCATCTGCGGCGGGGCGTGGTCGAGATTCGTCAACGCCCATCCGCCAAGCCCGACGTGGTGCTGACCATGGACTCCAACGCCTTCAAGGAGTTCATGGCTGGCAAAATCAAGGCCAAAAAGGCCCTTTCGCCCGAGTACGCCAAGGTCGAGGGCGATCCCATGAAGCTGATGATGTTTCTGGAGATGTTCAAGTAG
- the rd gene encoding rubredoxin yields MKKYVCGVCGYEYDPAKGDPDNGVAPGTAFEDLPADWSCPVCGASKDQFEAQA; encoded by the coding sequence ATGAAAAAGTACGTTTGCGGAGTCTGCGGTTACGAATACGATCCGGCCAAGGGCGACCCCGATAACGGCGTGGCTCCCGGCACGGCCTTCGAGGATCTGCCGGCCGACTGGAGTTGCCCGGTCTGCGGCGCCTCCAAGGACCAGTTCGAGGCCCAAGCCTAA
- a CDS encoding GntR family transcriptional regulator: protein MANEIDFESGFDELALDAGLSRRNLGQQMTDLLRRMVIEGKLRVGQRLVEQRLAEGLGISRTPVREALHRLAQEELLCKRSRGGYEVRPLTPEEVEDAEGLRAVLEAYAAERAASRCGPELRAVLERNLDEFEQALADKDEERLVALNSQFHHLLHQAADSTLLSRQLGELEVTVERISRALISNMAAGSWSCDEHRAIYMAIREGSPALAAKLAREHVAHGGTWIVARMREENLAI, encoded by the coding sequence ATGGCAAACGAGATCGACTTCGAGAGCGGATTTGACGAACTGGCCCTGGACGCGGGCCTGAGCAGGCGCAACCTTGGCCAACAGATGACCGACCTTTTGCGGCGCATGGTCATCGAGGGCAAATTGCGCGTGGGCCAGCGCCTGGTGGAGCAGCGCCTGGCCGAGGGTCTGGGCATCAGCCGCACGCCGGTGCGCGAGGCCCTGCATCGCCTGGCCCAGGAGGAGTTGTTGTGCAAGCGCTCGCGGGGCGGCTACGAAGTGCGGCCGCTGACGCCCGAGGAGGTCGAGGACGCCGAGGGTCTGCGAGCGGTGTTGGAGGCCTACGCCGCCGAGCGGGCGGCGTCGCGTTGTGGGCCGGAGCTGCGCGCCGTGCTCGAGCGCAACCTTGACGAGTTCGAGCAAGCCCTGGCCGACAAGGACGAAGAGCGCCTGGTGGCCCTCAACAGCCAGTTTCATCATCTGCTGCACCAGGCCGCCGACTCCACGCTGCTTTCGCGCCAACTGGGCGAACTGGAGGTGACGGTCGAGCGCATCTCGCGGGCGCTGATCTCCAATATGGCCGCCGGCTCGTGGTCCTGCGACGAGCACCGGGCCATTTACATGGCCATCCGCGAGGGCTCGCCCGCGCTGGCCGCCAAGCTGGCCCGCGAGCACGTGGCCCACGGCGGAACCTGGATCGTCGCGCGCATGCGCGAAGAAAACCTGGCCATCTGA
- a CDS encoding desulfoferrodoxin — translation MPERLQVYKCEVCGNIVEVLNGGIGELVCCNQDMKLMSENTVDAAKEKHVPVIEKIDGGYKVKVGAVAHPMEEKHYIQWIELLADDKCYTQFLKPGQAPEAVFLIEAAKVVAREYCNIHGHWKAEN, via the coding sequence ATGCCCGAGAGGCTTCAAGTTTACAAATGTGAGGTTTGCGGAAACATCGTCGAGGTTCTCAACGGCGGGATTGGCGAACTGGTCTGTTGCAACCAGGACATGAAGTTGATGAGCGAAAACACCGTCGATGCGGCCAAGGAAAAGCACGTGCCGGTCATCGAGAAGATTGACGGCGGCTACAAGGTCAAGGTCGGCGCGGTGGCTCATCCCATGGAGGAAAAGCACTACATCCAGTGGATCGAGCTGTTGGCCGATGATAAGTGCTACACCCAGTTCCTCAAGCCGGGCCAGGCCCCCGAGGCCGTGTTCCTGATCGAGGCCGCCAAGGTCGTGGCCCGCGAATACTGCAACATCCACGGCCACTGGAAAGCCGAAAACTAG